The following are encoded in a window of Armatimonadota bacterium genomic DNA:
- a CDS encoding C1 family peptidase — MSTILDTSTKPELTPEALDQFQAAFTGDSANLQAMNAVAQSPLTKVAVNHEVAARIDHSFSDHLEENAITHQKQSGRCWLFAALNTFRVTAIKEMNLSDSFELSQSYLCFYDKLEKSNYFLENILATLDEPVGSRLLDHLLSDPIQDGGQWHMFVNLIKKYGVVPQSAMPETDSSSATRPMNGQVTGRLREFAFKLRTASENGATQQELRDTKMRQMAQVYKMLCVHLGVPPTSFEWQWRDKDKAFKRAGEITPQKFYDDYIKADLDDLVCLINDPRPGHDFKRLYTVKFLGNVVGGDPIAYVNIDLETMKRATIEQIKDGEPVWFGCDVGKYLHRDLGVMDTDLYSFDLVYGEDIDLGKAERLQYGHSMMNHAMVFTGVDLDDAGSPRKWRVENSWSDKPGDKGYFQMSDPWFDEYSFEVVVSKKYLSPDVVAVLDQDPVELEPWDPMGSLA; from the coding sequence ATGAGCACGATCCTCGATACGTCCACCAAGCCCGAACTCACACCTGAAGCGCTTGATCAGTTTCAGGCGGCGTTCACCGGCGACAGCGCCAATCTGCAGGCGATGAACGCGGTAGCACAGTCCCCGCTGACCAAGGTTGCCGTCAATCACGAAGTGGCGGCGAGGATCGATCACAGCTTTAGCGATCACCTGGAAGAGAACGCCATAACTCACCAAAAGCAGTCGGGCCGATGCTGGCTTTTCGCCGCGCTCAACACCTTCCGCGTGACGGCAATCAAGGAGATGAACCTCTCCGATTCGTTCGAGCTCAGCCAGTCGTACCTGTGCTTTTACGACAAGCTAGAGAAGTCGAACTACTTCTTGGAGAACATCCTCGCGACCCTGGATGAGCCGGTCGGTAGCAGGCTTTTGGACCACCTCCTCTCGGATCCGATCCAAGACGGCGGCCAGTGGCACATGTTCGTCAACCTCATCAAGAAGTACGGCGTCGTGCCGCAGTCTGCGATGCCAGAGACGGACAGCAGTTCAGCCACTCGGCCCATGAACGGCCAAGTCACCGGGCGGTTGCGGGAATTTGCCTTCAAACTCCGCACCGCCAGCGAGAATGGAGCGACACAGCAAGAGCTTCGAGACACGAAGATGAGGCAGATGGCACAGGTCTACAAAATGCTCTGCGTGCACCTTGGCGTGCCGCCGACGTCGTTCGAGTGGCAGTGGCGCGATAAAGACAAAGCGTTCAAACGGGCGGGGGAAATCACGCCGCAGAAGTTCTACGACGATTACATCAAGGCCGATCTGGACGACCTCGTCTGCCTGATCAACGACCCGCGACCGGGGCACGACTTCAAGCGCCTGTACACCGTTAAGTTCCTTGGCAACGTCGTCGGTGGAGACCCCATCGCGTACGTCAACATCGACCTCGAAACGATGAAACGAGCGACGATCGAGCAGATCAAGGACGGGGAGCCGGTCTGGTTCGGCTGCGACGTTGGAAAGTACCTCCACCGGGACCTCGGCGTCATGGACACAGACCTCTACTCGTTCGATCTTGTCTACGGAGAGGATATCGATCTCGGCAAGGCTGAGCGGCTGCAGTACGGCCACTCGATGATGAACCACGCGATGGTCTTCACGGGCGTCGACCTGGACGACGCGGGGAGCCCGCGCAAGTGGCGCGTCGAGAACTCGTGGAGCGACAAACCTGGCGACAAAGGGTACTTCCAGATGTCCGACCCGTGGTTCGACGAGTACAGCTTCGAGGTCGTGGTGAGCAAGAAGTACCTGAGCCCCGACGTCGTCGCCGTGCTCGACCAAGACCCGGTAGAACTCGAGCCGTGGGATCCGATGGGCAGCCTGGCATGA
- a CDS encoding GNAT family N-acetyltransferase, which produces MPLKIERVTLDERSILESLLNIYLHEISAYDAREIDESGNYEYKHLQCYWVEPARHPFFIRVKGRIAGFVLIRDVESVTEEPIHTLVEFFVLNSYRRLGIGEEIARIAFNAFHGKWQVPVPDNNRIARRFFHTVIWRYTGGKMHDLRLASWNGPVFEFSSPGESSALLDKPE; this is translated from the coding sequence ATGCCGCTCAAGATCGAACGCGTCACGCTTGATGAACGTTCGATCTTGGAGAGCTTGCTCAATATCTACCTGCACGAAATATCGGCGTACGACGCGCGCGAGATCGACGAAAGCGGCAATTATGAGTACAAGCACCTGCAATGCTATTGGGTTGAGCCGGCCCGGCACCCCTTCTTCATACGCGTTAAGGGCAGAATAGCAGGGTTCGTACTCATTCGCGATGTTGAATCGGTCACCGAAGAGCCGATCCACACTCTAGTCGAGTTCTTCGTTCTAAACAGCTACAGACGGCTCGGCATCGGAGAGGAGATCGCGAGGATCGCCTTCAACGCGTTTCACGGAAAGTGGCAGGTACCGGTCCCCGACAACAACAGGATCGCGAGAAGGTTTTTCCATACGGTCATCTGGCGATACACCGGCGGAAAGATGCATGACCTGCGCCTAGCCAGCTGGAATGGGCCGGTTTTTGAGTTCAGTTCGCCAGGCGAGTCCTCGGCACTGCTTGATAAGCCCGAGTAG
- the rpsT gene encoding 30S ribosomal protein S20: MANLKSSKKDVRRIRRRRAQNLAVRTALKTRIKKVRQAVEEGDADKIKAEMIVAQKHLDKALQHGVIHKKQAARRKSRIASLAAKALQK; the protein is encoded by the coding sequence ATGGCCAACCTGAAATCGTCCAAGAAAGACGTGCGGAGAATCCGAAGGCGCAGGGCTCAAAACCTTGCGGTCAGAACTGCGCTGAAAACGCGCATCAAGAAAGTGCGTCAAGCTGTAGAAGAGGGTGACGCCGATAAGATCAAGGCGGAAATGATCGTTGCCCAGAAGCACTTGGACAAGGCTTTGCAACACGGTGTGATACACAAGAAGCAAGCCGCGCGAAGAAAGTCTCGCATCGCGTCTCTTGCGGCAAAGGCATTGCAAAAGTAG
- a CDS encoding Fic family protein, whose amino-acid sequence MADEPSRSAKPERHGLSTEVSFDRETPNNSLPELPPRVSVETPRTLKKAIAVNAALGEFKGVESILQNSAITLLRAIVVQEAKHSSEIENIVTTNDELYRVIDDERATDPFAKEVIGYSNALWYGYEELCNGRPLSTTLFTEIASVIRRTQVDVRKMPGTKLTNPSTGETTYTPPDGEALIRSLLKNLCDFIAADDDIDPLIKMAVVHYQFEAIHPFRDGNGRTGRILSILLLVEKGLTKLPVLYISRFIIRNKSEYYRLLRAVTEEGNWEDWIVFMLDVVEKTVADATRVMREIQQATDDCKAKVQSLMSIRTPNELVDLIFEQPVTRIRYVTRRGLAKRQTASHYLQELERIGVMESRKVGRDVLYINRRLMDILTE is encoded by the coding sequence ATGGCGGATGAGCCATCACGGTCGGCGAAGCCAGAGCGACACGGGCTGTCAACGGAAGTCTCCTTCGACCGAGAGACTCCCAATAACAGCCTGCCTGAGCTGCCACCAAGAGTCAGCGTAGAAACCCCCAGGACACTGAAAAAAGCCATCGCTGTCAATGCTGCGCTTGGGGAGTTCAAGGGTGTCGAGAGCATCCTGCAAAACTCGGCGATCACCCTGTTGCGCGCGATTGTTGTTCAGGAGGCGAAGCACAGCTCTGAGATCGAGAACATCGTGACAACGAACGATGAGCTGTATCGCGTCATCGACGACGAACGGGCCACAGACCCGTTTGCGAAGGAAGTTATCGGATACTCAAACGCACTATGGTACGGCTACGAAGAGCTGTGCAACGGACGGCCGCTAAGCACGACGCTCTTCACAGAGATTGCGAGTGTCATTCGGCGCACGCAGGTAGATGTTCGAAAGATGCCAGGAACGAAATTGACGAATCCGAGTACTGGTGAAACGACGTACACGCCACCTGATGGTGAGGCTCTCATACGAAGCTTGCTAAAAAACCTCTGCGATTTCATAGCAGCGGACGACGACATAGACCCGCTGATCAAGATGGCGGTCGTGCACTACCAGTTCGAAGCGATCCACCCGTTCCGCGATGGCAACGGAAGGACAGGGCGCATATTGAGCATCCTGTTATTGGTCGAGAAGGGATTGACAAAGCTCCCTGTTCTATACATCAGCAGATTCATCATTCGCAACAAGAGCGAATACTATCGCTTGTTGCGCGCAGTCACCGAAGAAGGAAACTGGGAGGATTGGATCGTGTTCATGCTCGACGTCGTTGAAAAGACGGTGGCTGACGCGACCCGCGTTATGAGGGAAATCCAACAGGCGACCGACGATTGCAAGGCCAAGGTTCAAAGCCTGATGTCGATCCGAACTCCTAATGAACTTGTCGATCTGATCTTCGAGCAGCCGGTGACTAGGATCAGGTACGTGACCCGCCGCGGACTTGCGAAGAGACAGACTGCCTCACATTACTTGCAAGAACTAGAGAGAATCGGGGTCATGGAGTCGCGAAAGGTCGGTCGCGACGTGCTGTACATCAACCGCCGATTAATGGACATCTTGACAGAATAG
- a CDS encoding mechanosensitive ion channel, translating into MAVNTVTMPELLYALLALVLPIGVGLLAVGWLKRAARLAADRLGLEAADTVAHTIRGPIKTASWLLGVYLATTYVREFELGWARSTDWDAVDRWIMAAAILLAFHLGYRVLFQAIRAAALRAGRDRSDVALIRKVLGALFVVMAALTVLGQLGVSIGPVLASLGVAGLAVALALKDTLANYFAGITLAIDKPFTVGDFIQLDGGHEGRVEAIGWRTTRLLSKDGATITVPNVKLTTSVVVKPSAHDE; encoded by the coding sequence GTGGCTGTTAACACCGTGACGATGCCCGAACTCCTTTACGCGCTCTTAGCCCTGGTCCTGCCCATCGGAGTCGGACTGTTGGCGGTCGGCTGGCTGAAACGCGCGGCGCGGCTCGCGGCCGACCGCCTGGGCCTCGAGGCCGCGGACACCGTCGCCCACACCATTCGCGGCCCCATCAAGACAGCCTCCTGGCTCTTGGGCGTCTACCTCGCCACGACCTACGTTCGAGAGTTCGAACTCGGTTGGGCGCGTAGCACGGACTGGGACGCCGTCGACCGCTGGATTATGGCTGCCGCGATACTGCTTGCCTTCCATCTCGGATACCGCGTGTTGTTCCAGGCGATCCGGGCCGCAGCGCTGCGCGCGGGCCGCGACCGTTCCGACGTCGCCCTCATACGAAAGGTGCTGGGAGCGCTCTTTGTAGTTATGGCAGCGTTGACGGTGCTTGGCCAACTGGGTGTGAGCATCGGGCCGGTGCTGGCGTCGCTTGGAGTCGCCGGCCTGGCCGTGGCGCTGGCGCTGAAGGACACGCTGGCAAACTACTTCGCCGGAATCACTTTAGCGATAGACAAACCGTTCACAGTTGGTGATTTTATTCAGCTCGACGGAGGACATGAAGGCCGTGTGGAAGCGATCGGCTGGAGGACCACTCGGCTGCTGTCGAAGGACGGGGCGACCATTACTGTTCCAAACGTTAAACTGACCACTTCCGTCGTCGTCAAGCCGAGCGCGCACGACGAATAG
- a CDS encoding 2OG-Fe dioxygenase family protein → MFCSAFETLPQDPYCENGNRYRRHSRYVLLPWLGLLEPRPISQYYQDRELNSMDGGMARTFDRLDDAMEANEFFRELILFDFHHTTFPEAVRSMPMDVGIHAIRYVARQGLPGISSPAGLHKDGEPYTFIHLIGRHGVTGGESLVADNDKRSLARTSLADRLDTVVVSDEDVYHAVTPVEVAPGETEGYRDVLLIDFTPLHPAILKAPRVPA, encoded by the coding sequence TTGTTTTGCTCAGCTTTCGAAACCCTGCCACAGGACCCGTACTGCGAGAACGGCAACAGGTACCGCAGACATTCGCGTTACGTTCTGCTGCCTTGGCTGGGACTGCTGGAGCCGCGACCCATATCACAGTATTACCAGGATCGCGAGCTGAACTCGATGGACGGGGGCATGGCCCGCACGTTCGACAGGCTGGACGACGCGATGGAGGCCAACGAGTTCTTTCGCGAGCTGATCCTCTTCGACTTCCACCACACTACGTTTCCCGAGGCGGTCCGGTCGATGCCGATGGACGTCGGCATCCACGCGATCCGATACGTTGCGCGGCAAGGCCTGCCGGGAATCTCCTCTCCGGCAGGGCTCCACAAAGATGGCGAGCCGTACACCTTCATCCACCTGATCGGGCGCCACGGCGTGACGGGCGGCGAAAGCCTTGTGGCCGACAACGACAAGCGATCCCTGGCGAGAACGTCGCTCGCAGATCGCCTGGACACGGTCGTCGTTTCGGACGAAGACGTCTACCATGCTGTGACGCCGGTCGAAGTTGCTCCGGGTGAGACCGAGGGGTACCGCGACGTCCTGTTGATCGACTTTACGCCGTTGCATCCTGCGATCCTCAAAGCACCGAGAGTGCCCGCCTAA
- a CDS encoding homoserine kinase — protein sequence MQQDDVHAIAGDYALTEVEVEPFDGGANSSFALHAREGEYVLTVFDEKSLAEVDKVGKLLQLLADHGFPTTRILQTREGALATMFGDKPVMVKEYIDGQVVMDLDAKMVSQVGAAMARLHKVPSPDYMPDEHAYGRQAFSQVIGRKINPEYETWLSNELAHLESNIPSGLPKGLIHGDMFYDNVLFEDEDLKAVIDFEEACCYYKVFDVGMGIVGLCADGTTIDLHRARALVDGYQQVQRMNDEEREALQTFVEYAATATSFWRFRRFNIDTPTAERANHHQRMVRLAEDAHTIPKAKFTEVVFG from the coding sequence ATGCAACAAGATGACGTTCACGCGATAGCGGGCGACTACGCGCTGACGGAGGTCGAAGTCGAGCCCTTCGACGGTGGCGCGAACTCGAGTTTCGCGCTCCATGCGCGCGAGGGCGAGTACGTGCTGACCGTCTTTGACGAGAAGTCACTGGCCGAAGTGGACAAGGTCGGAAAGCTTCTGCAGCTGCTCGCAGATCACGGGTTCCCGACGACGCGCATCTTGCAGACGAGAGAGGGAGCCCTGGCAACGATGTTCGGGGACAAGCCCGTGATGGTGAAGGAGTACATCGACGGGCAGGTCGTCATGGACCTCGATGCGAAGATGGTGTCGCAGGTTGGCGCGGCCATGGCCCGGTTGCACAAGGTTCCTTCCCCCGACTACATGCCCGACGAACACGCCTACGGTCGGCAGGCGTTCTCACAAGTCATAGGCCGCAAGATCAATCCAGAGTATGAGACATGGCTGTCTAACGAACTCGCTCATCTTGAAAGCAACATCCCCTCAGGCCTGCCAAAAGGATTGATACATGGCGATATGTTCTACGATAACGTCCTGTTCGAAGACGAAGACCTTAAGGCTGTTATCGACTTTGAAGAGGCTTGCTGCTACTACAAGGTGTTCGACGTCGGTATGGGGATCGTGGGGCTCTGCGCCGATGGAACGACCATCGACCTGCACAGAGCAAGAGCCCTAGTAGACGGATACCAACAAGTCCAGCGCATGAACGATGAGGAGAGAGAAGCCTTGCAAACCTTCGTCGAGTACGCCGCAACGGCGACCTCTTTCTGGCGCTTCCGAAGGTTCAACATCGACACGCCGACTGCGGAAAGGGCGAACCACCATCAGCGAATGGTGCGTCTGGCAGAAGACGCGCACACCATCCCGAAAGCGAAGTTTACAGAGGTGGTTTTCGGCTAG
- a CDS encoding ankyrin repeat domain-containing protein, translating to MRRRSEGKAGAWIYGACLLAAILMASCGSDRSDSQTQNDGQVSNGARESDSTRLMSAVRSDDIDEVRRVFAEIGKDINDIYDDGERSPLAFAVIKENVEIVEFLLSEGADPNGSSESLPIISAAFKGSIVLVKLLLEHGADPNIAQKHGVMALGMTDSTAVAKLLLDAGADIDAQANDGQTALHNAVYLLSLPMVSLLVSEGANIEAVDNAGETALDYAVRITAGDEDEVEAQESIIDLLNEGESQ from the coding sequence ATGAGAAGGCGAAGTGAGGGCAAGGCTGGAGCGTGGATTTACGGTGCGTGTCTGCTTGCTGCGATCTTGATGGCTTCCTGCGGATCCGACCGCTCCGATTCACAGACACAGAACGATGGTCAAGTCAGCAATGGTGCTCGAGAAAGTGACAGCACGCGGCTGATGAGTGCTGTGCGTTCAGACGACATCGACGAAGTGCGGCGCGTTTTCGCGGAGATCGGCAAGGACATAAACGACATCTACGACGATGGCGAAAGATCTCCTCTAGCGTTCGCTGTAATTAAGGAAAACGTTGAGATCGTGGAGTTCCTTCTATCAGAAGGCGCAGACCCAAACGGTTCATCCGAGTCGCTGCCGATTATCTCTGCCGCATTTAAGGGCAGCATCGTCCTGGTAAAGCTACTCCTAGAACACGGCGCAGATCCAAACATAGCGCAGAAGCACGGTGTGATGGCCCTGGGGATGACCGATTCTACTGCCGTCGCGAAACTGCTACTCGATGCCGGTGCAGACATTGACGCGCAAGCGAATGACGGGCAAACAGCTTTACACAACGCTGTGTACTTGTTGAGTTTACCGATGGTTTCGTTGCTGGTAAGCGAAGGGGCGAACATCGAGGCAGTGGACAACGCTGGAGAAACTGCTTTGGACTATGCAGTCCGCATAACGGCTGGCGACGAAGATGAAGTCGAGGCGCAAGAGAGCATCATCGATCTGTTGAACGAAGGAGAGTCTCAGTAG
- a CDS encoding ankyrin repeat domain-containing protein, with the protein MKSNEMRGRGEGKARARNWRASLPIMLAAFLFSSCSSDGSGTQAKNDDQVKSETQASSDDQLTDSFRLKRAVRSDDIDEVRRVFAEIGKDINDIYDEGEESPLAFAVLFENIEMVEFFLSEGADVNGPSRSPPIVYAAFMDNIVLVTLLLERGADPNSKMEVYGATALGMTTSTVVARLLVDAGADIDAQADDGHTALHVAAIELLLPMVSFLVSEGANIDTQANDGRTVLHIAASQLNLPIVSFLVSEGANIEAIDVYGESALDYAAKAVARDEARAESQESIIELLNQLDSQ; encoded by the coding sequence ATGAAATCCAATGAGATGAGAGGGCGAGGCGAGGGCAAGGCAAGAGCGAGGAACTGGCGTGCGAGCCTGCCAATCATGCTTGCTGCCTTTCTATTTTCTTCCTGTAGTTCGGACGGATCAGGAACGCAGGCAAAGAACGATGATCAAGTCAAGAGCGAAACCCAAGCAAGCAGCGACGACCAATTGACTGACAGCTTCCGGCTGAAAAGAGCTGTCCGTTCAGACGACATCGACGAAGTGCGGCGCGTCTTCGCGGAGATCGGCAAGGACATAAACGACATCTACGATGAAGGCGAAGAGTCTCCGTTAGCGTTTGCCGTACTTTTTGAAAACATCGAGATGGTAGAGTTCTTTCTGTCGGAAGGTGCTGACGTAAATGGTCCATCCAGATCGCCGCCGATTGTTTACGCCGCCTTTATGGACAACATCGTCCTGGTAACCCTGCTTTTAGAACGCGGAGCAGATCCAAACTCGAAGATGGAAGTGTATGGCGCTACGGCGCTGGGGATGACCACGTCAACGGTCGTTGCAAGGTTGCTGGTCGATGCCGGAGCAGACATAGATGCGCAGGCTGATGACGGCCATACGGCTCTGCACGTAGCTGCAATCGAGTTGCTTCTGCCGATGGTGTCGTTCCTCGTTAGCGAGGGGGCGAACATCGATACGCAAGCAAATGACGGGCGAACGGTTCTGCACATAGCTGCAAGCCAGTTGAATCTACCGATCGTATCGTTCCTTGTTAGCGAAGGGGCGAACATCGAGGCAATCGACGTCTACGGAGAGTCCGCTCTCGATTACGCAGCTAAGGCTGTTGCCAGGGACGAAGCTAGAGCCGAATCGCAAGAGAGCATCATCGAACTGTTGAATCAACTAGATTCGCAATAG
- a CDS encoding Mu-like prophage major head subunit gpT family protein, with amino-acid sequence MALTRSDIPDLLLPGLKTEFELAYRSEQEDSVAEKIATIINTTQPIQKYAWLGATPPMREFVDERRPTGLAAFAISIEDKVYESTIAVDRKAIEDDQLDLIRLRVRDLASRVSSHRHQITVEALLKGDVDFGYDGVEFFGATHPGPSGTTISNLDSNVLNGTNLSSAIKSMMVVPDDSGTPLGMVPDTLVVGPNLMWTAIELAESPVVVYQGNTTDTAPSTDYTNAFRGRLRVIVSPYIAGAKEGSWFLLDTKRPIKGVILQQRSDVPVDFTALEGNSGSESAFIRDLFLYGVRARYNVGYGLWQAAHAGNIGA; translated from the coding sequence ATGGCATTAACAAGAAGTGACATCCCCGACCTTCTGCTACCCGGTCTGAAGACAGAGTTTGAGCTGGCTTACAGATCCGAGCAGGAGGACAGCGTCGCAGAGAAGATCGCGACCATCATCAACACGACCCAACCGATCCAGAAGTACGCGTGGCTCGGCGCAACGCCGCCGATGCGCGAGTTCGTGGACGAGCGGCGACCAACCGGCTTGGCCGCGTTCGCGATCTCGATCGAAGACAAGGTGTACGAGTCGACGATCGCCGTGGACAGGAAGGCTATCGAAGACGACCAGCTGGACTTGATAAGACTAAGAGTGCGCGATCTGGCTTCGCGAGTCAGCTCGCACCGACACCAGATCACCGTCGAGGCGCTGCTCAAAGGCGACGTCGACTTCGGGTACGACGGCGTCGAGTTCTTCGGCGCGACCCACCCCGGACCGAGCGGAACGACGATCTCGAATCTAGACTCCAACGTTCTGAACGGTACGAACCTCTCGTCGGCGATCAAGTCGATGATGGTCGTGCCGGACGACAGCGGAACCCCGCTCGGCATGGTCCCCGATACGCTCGTCGTCGGCCCGAACCTCATGTGGACGGCGATCGAGCTGGCAGAGAGCCCGGTCGTGGTCTACCAGGGCAACACGACCGACACCGCGCCATCGACCGATTACACGAACGCATTTCGCGGTCGGCTGCGCGTGATCGTCAGCCCGTACATCGCCGGTGCGAAGGAAGGCTCGTGGTTCCTGCTCGACACCAAGCGACCGATCAAGGGCGTGATTCTGCAACAGCGATCGGACGTGCCGGTGGACTTCACCGCGCTCGAGGGGAACAGCGGCTCCGAGTCGGCGTTCATCCGCGACCTGTTCCTTTACGGAGTGCGCGCGCGATACAACGTGGGCTACGGACTTTGGCAGGCGGCGCACGCAGGAAACATCGGTGCTTAG
- a CDS encoding PEP-CTERM sorting domain-containing protein — protein sequence MKKIIVLFCAFALTVAAWPQGVINDGNARWEYNAGGSTDFQPDSGTDHLFLNWWWYRVNSAIGTDTQENRFPFPADSQSYVANVANMGWAFAISDPRGDIPIFDAGLRVQLNDGASPGEATVRQEMLITNTSTGTLSISIFNFADFDVGGSFAGDSGTMAGDIMTITDVASGDFIDFFGDGANAFQVVDWPGLTNMLDDAGITNLDNTGMPYGGPDFTGAFQWNLSIPVGQQVTINEGISANVPIPEPATLLILGGALAALAARRRRK from the coding sequence ATGAAGAAGATTATTGTGCTGTTTTGCGCTTTTGCGCTTACGGTCGCCGCGTGGCCTCAGGGCGTAATCAATGACGGAAACGCAAGATGGGAGTACAACGCCGGAGGATCGACTGACTTCCAGCCTGACAGTGGCACAGATCACCTATTCTTGAATTGGTGGTGGTACCGGGTCAACTCCGCAATCGGCACCGATACCCAGGAGAACAGATTCCCATTCCCGGCCGATTCCCAATCCTATGTAGCGAACGTAGCAAACATGGGTTGGGCATTCGCCATCAGCGATCCGCGCGGTGATATCCCCATATTCGACGCTGGCTTGAGGGTCCAATTGAACGACGGCGCCTCGCCAGGCGAGGCAACGGTAAGGCAGGAGATGCTGATCACGAACACGTCTACTGGGACGCTTTCGATAAGCATTTTCAACTTTGCGGACTTTGACGTAGGCGGATCGTTTGCCGGCGACAGCGGGACCATGGCTGGTGACATCATGACCATCACAGACGTGGCATCGGGCGACTTCATAGATTTCTTCGGCGATGGCGCGAATGCTTTCCAGGTTGTTGATTGGCCTGGTTTGACGAATATGCTGGATGACGCGGGCATCACCAATCTGGACAATACGGGCATGCCGTACGGAGGTCCGGACTTCACAGGCGCATTTCAGTGGAACCTTTCGATCCCTGTAGGGCAGCAGGTCACGATAAACGAAGGAATATCGGCAAACGTGCCGATTCCAGAGCCTGCGACCTTGCTGATACTAGGCGGGGCGCTGGCGGCCCTGGCCGCACGCCGACGGAGAAAGTAA
- a CDS encoding PEP-CTERM sorting domain-containing protein (PEP-CTERM proteins occur, often in large numbers, in the proteomes of bacteria that also encode an exosortase, a predicted intramembrane cysteine proteinase. The presence of a PEP-CTERM domain at a protein's C-terminus predicts cleavage within the sorting domain, followed by covalent anchoring to some some component of the (usually Gram-negative) cell surface. Many PEP-CTERM proteins exhibit an unusual sequence composition that includes large numbers of potential glycosylation sites. Expression of one such protein has been shown restore the ability of a bacterium to form floc, a type of biofilm.): MKITNRGMRISIAVLCMFVAPMAFAQYQSDFDSLAGSAGGTVLTGQDGYFLPNGPPNDADFNVYTYAGNTLGLPQNPNGGTQFIAGIGPAGGTFARAQRLSGFGALGVWTAAFDIAITFTGQLPTAQNIGSFSLNEGVPGVFSIINLARWVDPATASGWNADMVWFDGGGTQILEQVPDVNFQNLAVNHWYRWATDFSLNTNQVLEMRLTDLTTGTVVTHNPADRWLRPGANPDHHRFFGGGGVPGNALAFDNASIVPEPVSMIALGIGLAALAARRRRKK, encoded by the coding sequence ATGAAGATCACTAACAGGGGAATGCGAATTTCGATTGCCGTGCTGTGCATGTTTGTCGCGCCGATGGCGTTCGCACAGTATCAGTCCGACTTTGACAGCCTGGCGGGTTCGGCCGGTGGCACGGTCTTGACTGGCCAAGATGGCTACTTCCTGCCGAATGGTCCGCCGAACGACGCGGACTTCAACGTTTACACTTACGCTGGAAACACCCTCGGACTGCCGCAGAACCCGAATGGCGGAACGCAGTTCATCGCGGGCATCGGTCCGGCTGGTGGCACGTTCGCGCGCGCCCAGCGGCTGAGCGGATTTGGCGCCTTAGGTGTGTGGACCGCCGCGTTTGACATCGCGATTACGTTCACCGGCCAGCTGCCCACTGCTCAGAACATCGGCAGCTTCTCGCTCAACGAAGGCGTACCGGGCGTGTTCTCGATCATCAACCTGGCGCGCTGGGTCGATCCGGCCACGGCTTCCGGCTGGAACGCCGACATGGTCTGGTTTGACGGGGGAGGCACCCAGATCCTCGAGCAGGTCCCGGATGTGAACTTCCAGAACCTGGCGGTCAACCACTGGTACCGCTGGGCGACGGACTTCAGCCTCAACACGAATCAGGTGCTCGAGATGAGGCTAACCGACTTGACCACCGGCACCGTGGTCACGCACAATCCGGCGGACCGCTGGCTGCGCCCGGGCGCGAACCCGGATCATCACCGCTTCTTCGGGGGAGGCGGCGTTCCCGGAAACGCGCTCGCCTTCGACAATGCGTCGATCGTTCCCGAGCCCGTGTCGATGATTGCGCTTGGTATTGGCCTTGCTGCTCTCGCCGCGCGACGTCGTCGAAAGAAGTAA